A DNA window from Centroberyx gerrardi isolate f3 chromosome 3, fCenGer3.hap1.cur.20231027, whole genome shotgun sequence contains the following coding sequences:
- the LOC139930121 gene encoding uncharacterized protein LOC139930121 produces MERVQPLFMRTYGKRGRKISAWLSPDNRKQAFESTATSDGDISVFEPAKPTRIKERRTSVASCRAVRLAKRKAMVCLEEEDSDEENINIPSPPPLRPTRQNKTTRKSKLVSTARGLFRQKALQGLITSESEDDSTSAPKRRKIRVQRKINSDVDVPSVGRFVTHRRGAVSSKPKFPKATVNVLNSSDDFAPRGGASVSRRIPLPSRHPRAFTVSSTENSVNAAGSAGSASNPFREISLNESADHSLGPCTRKPLFCSTPSARPLGKRPHLKPFPIGHQSSTSPSISVSHIGLLSSSQEDVDSPGKPFSPPQSAPVGELSSGEKQQSTLGEPQKEPHHCVEPSGHSVMKQRSMDRSSCSEGAKSRNEATETQNGGEVPSQKLFSLVSSETEGSSHFVSVAGRLEWLVEALKDNCLTQRCTVQLERVDKLTVALLHSQTPYSSSMKAVNLHSW; encoded by the exons ATGGAGCGAGTACAACCGTTATTTATGAGGACCTACGGCAAACGGGGGCGAAAGATTTCTGCCTGGCTCTCACCCGACAACCGCAAGCAGGCCTTCGAAAGCACGGCCACTTCAGACGGTGACATCTCCGTGTTTGAGCCAGCAAAGCCAACAAGGATAAA AGAGAGGAGGACTAGTGTTGCCAGTTGCAGAGCAGTGCGTCTTGCCAAGAGAAAAGCCATGGTGtgtttggaggaggaggacagtgaTGAGGAGAACATCaacatcccctctcctcctcctcttcgccCCACTCGGCAGAACAAGACAACCAG GAAGAGTAAGCTTGTCTCTACAGCAAGAGGCTTGTTCAGGCAGAAAGCCCTGCAGGGTCTGATCACCAGCGAGAGTGAGGACGACTCCACATCGGCTCCAAAACGTCGCAAGATTAGGGTTCAAAGGAAAATAAACTCTGA tGTTGATGTTCCTTCTGTTGGCCGCTTTGTTACCCACCGCAGGGGAGCGGTTTCCTCCAAACCCAAATTCCCTAAAGCCACTGTCAATGTACTCAACTCTTCGGACGACTTTGCCCCGAGAggaggtgcttctgttagccgTAGGATTCCTCTGCCTTCCAGGCACCCCCGGGCGTTTACGGTCTCAAGTACTGAGAACTCTGTGAACGCTGCGGGGTCTGCCGGCTCCGCCTCCAACCCCTTCCGAGAGATTTCCCTCAATGAGTCTGCAGACCACAGCCTCGGACCCTGCACCAGAAAACCCCTCTTCTGCTCCACACCCTCAGCGCGCCCCCTCGGCAAACGGCCGCACCTTAAACCCTTTCCCATCGGTCATCAGTCCTCCACCTCTCCGTCCATCTCGGTAAGCCATATAGGGCTTTTGAGTTCATCCCAAGAAGATGTGGATTCACCAGGGAAACCCTTCTCCCCACCGCAGTCTGCACCAGTCGGGGAGCTCAGCTCTGGGGAAAAGCAGCAGTCGACCCTTGGTGAGCCACAGAAAGAACCACATCACTGTGTAGAGCCCTCTGGCCATTCAGTCATGAAGCAGAGGAGCATGGACAGAAGTAGCTGTAGTGAGGGAGCCAAAAGCCGAAATGAAGCCACAGAGACCCAAAATGGGGGGGAAGTACCAAGTCAAAAGCTGTTCTCTCTGGTTTCCTCAGAAACTGAAggcagcagccattttgtgtcaGTGGCAGGAAGGTTAGAGTGGCTCGTAGAGGCTCTGAAAGACAATTGTTTGACCCAGCGCTGCACAGTGCAGCTGGAGAGAGTTGACAAACTGACCGTGGCTCTGCTTCACAGTCAAACCCCATACTCCTCCT CAATGAAAGCAGTGAATCTTCACAGTTGGTAA
- the haspin gene encoding serine/threonine-protein kinase haspin — protein MAVAVKEKCLAKKCTVQLKKMALSQLTVTRQLKELAHHAESGLASDDESVIPEANKSESDHTLDSDHPDGHTHSRKTDKREIASDTQAVYNSRSVDQTQSIDPGSEKREAPLTAMLKEKCLTEKLAVEVKRATLSKQKETVQCKDAALESPTDVSKSESDHTANTNQLNRRRSMKVDMKKRGSANSGDKIASDNEETVRNSRDVVPKRKKASVAPKEKKTRSMSTDRPGTSRKACVSGLSVSRWKNKGNTSTHIFQSRAAQGGRSKVVDCSLNELLSAHHKQPKELHGASVIFSTPVKASRLNLSCLLADLTPDTHTWSRLKAALSVHRKTKVLLTPSSRPMPGFSGRAELADVSQDLFASPLLTPLPERFRSQLLRSASVAVCEEADLSDAEKVCAECGQQGPLPWEECILPQRMKQCAKIGEGTFGEVFSTTNASGDTVALKIIPIEGSEKVNGEDQKTFGEILHEIIISKELSSLKEKQHNQTCGFIGLNDLHCVRGCYPPALLTAWDAFDQHKGSENDRPDFFEKEQLFLILEFEFGGSDLENCNGTLTSLVVAKSILHQVTAALAVAEQELHFEHRDLHWGNVLVKTTKQKKGSFLLNGTAQSLDTRGVLVRIIDYSLSRLEIDGLTVSCDISADEELFMGQGDYQFDIYRLMRQENGNNWNNYQPHSNVLWLHYLCSKLLSMKYRRPGGKGAKDMREELARFHDNILQYRSATEALQNCPMFQ, from the exons ATGGCAGTAGCAGTGAAGGAGAAATGTCTCGCTAAGAAATGCACAGTTCAGCTTAAAAAAATGGCTTTATCACAGCTGACCGTAACTCGGCAGCTCAAAGAGTTGGCACACCATGCAGAGTCAGGTTTAGCTAGCGATGATGAGTCTGTTATTCCAGAAGCAAACAAGTCTGAAAGTGACCACACACTTGACAGTGACCACCCTGACGGCCACACCCATTCAAGGAAAACTGATAAGAGAGAGATTGCCTCTGACACACAGGCAGTATACAATAGCCGTTCTGTTGACCAGACACAGTCTATTGACCCAggaagtgaaaagagagaagcGCCGCTCACAGCCATGCTGAAGGAGAAATGTCTCACTGAAAAACTCGCAGTTGAGGTAAAGAGAGCGACTCTTTCCAAGCAGAAGGAAACTGTGCAGTGCAAAGACGCCGCACTCGAGTCACCCACAGATGTTTCGAAGTCCGAGAGTGACCACACGGCTAACACCAACCAACTTAATCGACGTCGCTCCATGAAAGTCGATATGAAAAAGAGGGGCTCCGCTAATTCTGGCGACAAAATTGCCTCAGACAATGAAGAAACTGTAAGAAATTCTCGTGACGTTGTTCCCAAAAGAAAGAAGGCCTCTGTGGCTCCTAAAGAGAAGAAGACCAGGAGCATGTCCACGGACCGACCCGGGACGTCCAGGAAGGCGTGTGTGAGCGGTCTGAGTGTGAGTCGCTGGAAAAACAAAGGCAACACCAGTACACACATTTTCCAGAGCCGGGCTGCGCAGGGAGGCAGAAGCAAGGTTGTAGACTGCAGCCTGAATGAACTGTTGTCTGCACACCACAAACAGCCCAAG GAGCTGCATGGCGCCAGTGTGATTTTCTCTACCCCAGTGAAAGCCAGCCGGCTCAACCTCTCCTGTCTGCTGGCCGACCTCacgcctgacacacacacctggagccGCCTCAAAGCCGCCCTCTCCGTTCACCGCAAAACCAAGG tGCTGCTCACTCCAAGTAGTAGACCTATGCCAGGCTTTTCTGGAAGGGCGGAGTTAGCAGATGTCAGTCAGGATCTCTTTGCCTCGCCCCTTCTGACACCACTCCCCGAACGCTTCCGGTCCCAATTGCTGAGGAGCGCTTCTGtg gctgtgtgtgagGAAGCTGATCTGTCGGATGCAGAGAAGGTGTGTGCTGAGTGCGGCCAGCAGGGCCCTCTGCCCTGGGAGGAGTGTATTCTGCCTCAGCGTATGAAACAGTGTGCCAAGATAGGGGAGGGAACCTTCGGGGAGGTCTTCTCCACCACCAACGCGTCTGGAGACACTGTTGCACtcaaa ATCATTCCAATAGAGGGCAGTGAGAAGGTGAATGGAGAGGACCAGAAGACCTTTGGAGAGATTCTCCACGAGATTATAATTTCCAA GGAGCTGAGCAGCCTGAAAGAGAAGCAGCATAACCAGACTTGCGGCTTTATTGGACTCAATGA TCTCCACTGCGTACGAGGCTGCTACCCTCCAGCCCTCCTGACAGCTTGGGACGCCTTTGACCAACACAAAGGCTCTGAGAATGACAGACCAG aTTTCTTTGAAAAGGAACAGCTATTTCTAATCCTGGAGTTCGAGTTTGGAGGCAGTGACCTCGAGAACTGCAATGGAACG CTGACTTCTTTGGTGGTGGCAAAGAGCATCCTTCACCAGGTCACTGCTGCCTTGGCTGTAGCTGAGCAGGAGCTGCACTTTGAACACAg GGACCTCCACTGGGGCAACGTGCTGGTCAAAACCACCAAGCAGAAGAAGGGGAGCTTCCTCCTGAATGGAACGGCCCAATCTCTGGACACCAGAGGGGTGCTCGTCCGCATCATTGACTACTCGCTCTCCAGACTAGAAATTG acgGCCTGACGGTGTCATGCGATATCTCTGCGGACGAGGAGCTGTTCATGGGCCAGGGAGACTACCAGTTCGACATCTACAGGCTGATGAGGCAGGAGAACgg TAACAACTGGAATAACTACCAGCCCCATTCCAACGTGCTGTGGCTCCACTACCTGTGCTCCAAGCTGCTTTCCATGAAGTACCGGAGGCCAGGAGGGAAGGGCGCCAAGGACATGCGAGAGGAGCTCGCtcgtttccatgacaacatccTCCAGTACCGTTCCGCCACTGAGGCGCTGCAAAACTGCCCAATGTTTCAGTAG